The following proteins are encoded in a genomic region of Mycolicibacterium confluentis:
- a CDS encoding Mrp/NBP35 family ATP-binding protein, with the protein MTETSDLAGAVRTALAKVIDPELRRPITELGMVKNIDVDADSAIHVEIYLTTAACPKKTEISELVTQAVADVPGTGAVRVSLDVMNDEQRAELRKQLRGDAAEPVIPFAQPGSLTRVYAVASGKGGVGKSSVTVNLAAAMAARGLSVGLLDADIYGHSVPRMMGTNDRPTQVDSMIVPPVAHDVKVISIAQFTQGNTPVVWRGPMLHRALQQFLTDVYWGDLDVLLLDLPPGTGDVAISIAQLIPSAEILVVTTPQLAAAEVAERAGAIALQTRQRVVGVVENMSGLVLPDGTTMQVFGEGGGKQVAESLSRSVGADVPLLGQVPLDPALVAAGDTGVPLVLSAPDSAAGKQLRSIADSLSERKRGLAGMSLGLDTTRR; encoded by the coding sequence ATGACTGAAACCTCCGATCTCGCCGGGGCCGTGCGCACTGCGCTGGCCAAGGTGATCGATCCTGAACTGCGCCGCCCCATCACCGAACTCGGGATGGTGAAGAACATCGACGTCGACGCCGACTCGGCGATCCACGTCGAGATCTACCTGACCACCGCGGCCTGCCCGAAGAAGACCGAGATCAGCGAGCTGGTCACCCAGGCCGTCGCGGACGTGCCCGGCACCGGTGCGGTCCGGGTCAGCCTCGATGTGATGAACGACGAACAGCGCGCCGAGCTGCGCAAGCAGCTTCGCGGTGACGCGGCCGAACCGGTCATCCCGTTCGCGCAGCCTGGATCTCTGACCCGGGTGTACGCCGTGGCCTCCGGCAAGGGCGGTGTGGGCAAGTCCAGCGTCACCGTGAACCTGGCCGCGGCGATGGCCGCCCGTGGGCTGTCGGTCGGTCTGCTGGACGCCGACATCTACGGCCATTCGGTGCCACGCATGATGGGCACCAACGACCGACCCACGCAGGTGGACTCGATGATCGTGCCGCCCGTCGCGCACGACGTGAAGGTCATCTCGATCGCCCAGTTCACCCAGGGCAACACGCCTGTGGTGTGGCGCGGGCCGATGCTGCACCGCGCGCTGCAGCAGTTCCTGACCGACGTCTACTGGGGCGATCTCGACGTGCTGCTGCTCGACCTGCCGCCGGGCACCGGGGACGTCGCGATTTCGATCGCGCAGTTGATCCCCAGCGCGGAGATCCTGGTTGTCACCACGCCGCAGTTGGCGGCCGCCGAGGTGGCCGAACGGGCGGGCGCGATTGCGCTGCAGACGCGGCAGCGCGTCGTCGGCGTCGTGGAGAACATGTCCGGACTGGTGCTGCCCGACGGCACCACCATGCAGGTGTTCGGCGAGGGCGGCGGCAAGCAGGTCGCCGAGAGCCTGAGCCGGTCGGTGGGCGCCGACGTCCCGCTGCTGGGGCAGGTGCCGCTGGATCCGGCCCTCGTGGCCGCAGGCGACACCGGTGTGCCGCTGGTGCTGTCGGCGCCGGACTCGGCTGCGGGTAAGCAGCTCCGGAGCATCGCCGACTCACTGTCGGAGCGCAAGCGGGGCCTGGCCGGCATGTCGCTGGGATTGGACACCACCCGCCGCTGA
- a CDS encoding lytic transglycosylase domain-containing protein: protein MRIGGGSGERPALATALTSARGRLSRVAHSPVIGVGIITPLVLAAAVGASGPTLAPNDDNVYDTDVTPMVAVAPTPRDTSGPTVIAVARPPTPFHVAKANVSAPPPSVVVSAPGAMRIPAIALSAYRNAESMMTRAYPNCGVSWNLLAGIGRIESGHANGGATDTRGNPVNPIYGPALDGTLPGNEVIVQSVQAGRVTYVRAMGPMQFLPGTWSRYASDGDGDGKADPQNVYDAALAAARYLCSGNMNLRDQNQVLTSILRYNNSMAYARNVLGWAGAYATGVAPLDLPPINGTPPIADTHIEAFEGIQGFQGLGPDLPGTSLSNPIGELPVFNLTPTDMANQLPVPPGPAATGAGTAPDSPCAVFCIGGNPAQTPTPAAPPPAPFLPPWMAPPPPPPPPAAAPLPATPPLPGMPGAPVPAPVPGPAPAESAPPAPGSASLGPLPGPAEAPAS, encoded by the coding sequence GTGCGCATAGGCGGAGGCTCGGGTGAGCGCCCGGCCCTGGCGACGGCTCTGACTTCCGCGCGCGGCCGACTCTCCCGCGTCGCACATTCACCGGTCATCGGCGTCGGGATCATCACCCCGCTGGTCCTGGCCGCGGCCGTCGGTGCGTCGGGCCCGACGCTGGCCCCCAACGACGACAACGTTTACGACACCGACGTGACGCCCATGGTCGCGGTCGCACCCACGCCGCGCGACACATCGGGTCCCACCGTGATCGCCGTCGCGCGGCCTCCGACACCGTTCCACGTCGCCAAAGCGAACGTGTCGGCCCCACCGCCCAGCGTCGTGGTGTCGGCACCCGGCGCCATGCGCATCCCCGCGATCGCGCTGAGCGCCTACCGCAACGCCGAGTCGATGATGACGCGCGCGTACCCGAACTGCGGCGTCAGCTGGAACCTGCTGGCCGGCATCGGACGCATCGAGTCCGGCCACGCCAACGGCGGCGCCACCGACACCCGTGGCAACCCCGTCAACCCGATCTACGGCCCCGCGCTCGACGGCACACTGCCCGGCAACGAGGTCATCGTGCAGAGCGTGCAGGCCGGGCGCGTGACCTACGTCCGGGCAATGGGCCCGATGCAGTTCCTGCCGGGCACCTGGTCGCGCTACGCCTCCGACGGTGACGGCGACGGCAAGGCCGACCCTCAGAACGTGTACGACGCCGCGCTGGCCGCGGCCCGCTACCTGTGCAGCGGCAACATGAACCTGCGCGATCAGAACCAGGTGCTGACCTCAATCCTGCGCTACAACAACTCGATGGCCTACGCCCGCAACGTGCTCGGCTGGGCCGGGGCCTACGCGACCGGCGTCGCTCCGCTCGATCTGCCGCCGATCAACGGAACTCCGCCGATCGCCGACACCCACATCGAGGCGTTCGAGGGCATTCAGGGGTTCCAGGGCCTCGGGCCGGATCTGCCGGGGACCAGCCTGAGCAACCCGATCGGTGAGCTTCCGGTGTTCAACCTGACGCCGACCGACATGGCCAACCAGCTGCCCGTGCCGCCTGGCCCGGCCGCGACGGGCGCGGGCACCGCACCCGACTCGCCCTGTGCGGTGTTCTGCATCGGCGGCAACCCCGCGCAGACGCCCACGCCCGCGGCGCCGCCGCCCGCGCCGTTCCTGCCGCCGTGGATGGCTCCCCCGCCGCCGCCACCGCCGCCGGCGGCCGCACCGCTGCCCGCGACACCACCGCTGCCGGGCATGCCCGGTGCACCGGTGCCAGCACCGGTACCGGGTCCGGCTCCGGCCGAGTCAGCACCCCCAGCGCCGGGCTCCGCCTCACTGGGACCGCTGCCCGGGCCCGCGGAGGCGCCGGCCTCCTGA
- a CDS encoding DUF1003 domain-containing protein → MSDSTSRGRLDTPRTSRFAPRVDVEAVGRFSENIARFLGTGRYLAFQTIFVIVWIALNLFAVGLEWDPYPFILLNLAFSTQAAYAAPLILLAQNRQENRDRVSLDEDRRRAEQTKADTEYLARELAALRLAIGEVVTRDYLRRELEELRDMLEALQPDRTDEKPKSGKGDGGKKSS, encoded by the coding sequence ATGAGCGACTCGACTTCACGCGGACGTCTCGACACGCCGCGCACGTCCCGCTTCGCGCCCCGTGTTGATGTCGAGGCGGTCGGCCGGTTCAGCGAGAACATCGCCCGGTTCCTGGGTACGGGGCGCTACCTGGCCTTCCAGACCATCTTCGTGATCGTCTGGATCGCGCTGAACCTGTTCGCGGTCGGCCTGGAGTGGGACCCCTACCCGTTCATCCTGTTGAACCTCGCGTTCTCGACGCAGGCCGCCTACGCCGCACCGCTGATCCTGCTGGCGCAGAACCGTCAGGAGAACCGCGACCGCGTCTCGCTCGACGAGGACCGGCGTCGCGCCGAGCAGACGAAGGCCGACACCGAATACCTGGCCCGCGAGCTTGCCGCACTGCGCCTGGCGATCGGCGAAGTGGTCACCCGCGACTACCTGCGCCGCGAACTCGAGGAACTGCGCGACATGCTCGAGGCGCTGCAGCCTGACCGCACCGACGAGAAGCCCAAGTCCGGCAAGGGCGACGGGGGCAAAAAATCCTCGTGA
- a CDS encoding magnesium transporter MgtE N-terminal domain-containing protein, with the protein MASVNRVYAARLAGLVVLGPDGESLGRVRDVVISISIVRQQPRVLGLVVELLTRRRIFVPILRVTAIEPHAVTLTTANVSLRRFVQRPGEVLVLGQVLDTRVQVNDPEYEQLAGIDLTVVDLAIEQIRSRDWLVTRVAVRSQRRLGRRSNVYVVDWQNVSGLTPSGLAMPGQGVAQLLHQFEDQRPIEVANAIRELPRKRRNEVVTALDDERLADILQELSEDEQIDVLQSLDTERAADVLEAMDPDDAADLLGVLNPTEAEVLLARMDPEDSDPVRRLLQHSPDTAGGLMTSNPVVLAPDTTVAEALARVRDADLSPALASLVFVVRPPTATPTGRYLGCVHLQRLLREPPAALVSGIVDADLPSLEPDMSLAALTRYFAGYNLVCGPVVDEEGHLLGAVTVDDILDHLLPHDWRASEGEPELDTAP; encoded by the coding sequence ATGGCGTCCGTCAACAGGGTCTACGCGGCACGTCTGGCTGGGTTGGTGGTGCTGGGACCCGACGGGGAGTCGCTGGGCCGGGTCCGCGACGTCGTCATCAGCATCAGCATCGTGCGCCAGCAGCCCCGCGTACTGGGCCTTGTCGTCGAATTGCTCACGCGGCGAAGAATTTTCGTACCCATTCTGCGGGTCACGGCGATCGAACCGCACGCCGTCACCCTCACCACCGCCAACGTGTCGCTGCGCCGCTTCGTCCAGCGTCCCGGTGAAGTCCTGGTGCTCGGGCAGGTGCTCGACACCCGCGTACAGGTCAACGATCCCGAGTACGAACAGCTTGCCGGCATCGACCTGACCGTCGTCGACCTCGCGATCGAGCAGATCCGGTCGCGCGATTGGCTCGTCACGCGGGTCGCCGTCCGCAGCCAGCGCCGGTTGGGCCGGCGCAGCAACGTCTACGTGGTCGACTGGCAGAACGTCTCCGGCCTGACGCCGTCGGGGCTGGCCATGCCGGGCCAGGGTGTGGCCCAGCTTCTGCACCAGTTCGAGGATCAGCGGCCCATCGAGGTGGCCAACGCGATCCGCGAGTTGCCGCGCAAGCGCCGCAACGAGGTCGTCACGGCCCTCGACGACGAACGGTTGGCCGACATCCTGCAGGAGCTGTCCGAGGACGAACAGATCGACGTGCTGCAGTCGCTGGACACCGAACGGGCCGCCGACGTGCTCGAGGCGATGGATCCCGACGACGCCGCCGACCTGCTGGGTGTGCTGAACCCGACCGAGGCCGAGGTGCTGCTGGCCCGGATGGACCCCGAGGATTCCGACCCGGTGCGCCGCCTGCTGCAGCACTCCCCCGACACCGCGGGTGGCCTGATGACGTCGAACCCCGTCGTGCTGGCCCCCGACACGACCGTGGCCGAGGCGTTGGCGCGGGTGCGCGACGCCGACCTGTCGCCGGCACTGGCCTCGTTGGTATTCGTGGTGCGTCCCCCCACCGCCACCCCGACGGGCCGGTACCTGGGCTGCGTGCACCTGCAGCGCCTCCTGCGCGAGCCACCCGCGGCCCTAGTCAGCGGGATCGTCGACGCCGATCTGCCGAGCCTGGAGCCGGACATGTCCCTGGCAGCCCTCACCAGGTACTTCGCGGGCTACAACCTGGTGTGCGGGCCCGTCGTCGACGAGGAGGGGCACCTGCTGGGCGCCGTCACGGTGGACGACATCCTCGACCATCTGCTGCCCCACGACTGGCGGGCCAGCGAGGGTGAGCCCGAACTGGACACGGCCCCATGA
- a CDS encoding HpcH/HpaI aldolase/citrate lyase family protein → MNSAYRPRRTCLSVPGSSRKMIDKAKLLPADEVFLDLEDAVAPEAKATARAEVAAALAEPGWAGQLRGVRVNDWTTPWTHADIIEVVAAAGEHLDVVILPKVTEVAHVTALDLLLTQLELSHGLEVGRIGIDAQIEDAQGLTNINAIAAHPRVHALVLGPGDMAASLNMRTLEVGGQPEGYDIGDAHHHVLMSILIAARAHGVAAIDGPFVKVRDVEGFRRVAGRSAALGYDGKWVLHPDQIEAGNDIFSPRQQDYDHAELILEAYEWHTSSAGGARGAVMLGDEMIDEASRKMALVIAAKGRAAGMQRQGAPFTPPS, encoded by the coding sequence GTGAATAGCGCGTATCGACCCCGCAGGACGTGTCTCTCGGTGCCCGGCAGCAGCCGCAAGATGATCGACAAGGCCAAGCTGCTGCCCGCCGACGAGGTCTTCCTGGACCTCGAGGACGCGGTCGCGCCCGAGGCCAAGGCCACGGCGCGCGCCGAGGTGGCCGCGGCGTTGGCCGAGCCGGGCTGGGCCGGTCAACTGCGTGGTGTGCGGGTCAACGACTGGACCACGCCGTGGACGCACGCCGACATCATCGAAGTCGTCGCCGCGGCGGGGGAGCACCTCGACGTGGTGATCCTGCCCAAGGTGACCGAGGTCGCCCACGTCACCGCACTCGATCTGCTGTTGACCCAGCTCGAACTGAGCCACGGACTCGAGGTGGGCCGCATCGGCATCGACGCCCAGATCGAGGATGCTCAGGGCCTGACCAACATCAACGCCATCGCCGCGCACCCGCGCGTGCACGCGCTGGTGTTGGGCCCGGGCGACATGGCGGCGAGTCTCAACATGCGCACGTTGGAGGTCGGCGGCCAGCCCGAGGGCTACGACATCGGCGACGCACACCACCACGTGCTCATGTCCATCCTGATCGCGGCGCGCGCCCACGGGGTCGCGGCGATCGACGGGCCGTTCGTGAAAGTCCGCGATGTCGAGGGGTTCCGGCGTGTGGCGGGTCGCTCGGCCGCGCTGGGCTATGACGGCAAATGGGTGCTGCATCCCGACCAGATCGAGGCCGGAAACGACATCTTCAGCCCGCGCCAGCAGGACTACGACCATGCCGAACTGATCCTCGAGGCCTACGAGTGGCACACGTCCTCCGCGGGCGGCGCACGCGGCGCGGTGATGCTCGGCGACGAGATGATCGACGAGGCCAGCCGCAAGATGGCTCTGGTGATCGCGGCGAAGGGGCGCGCCGCGGGTATGCAGCGTCAGGGCGCGCCCTTCACGCCGCCGAGCTAA
- a CDS encoding DUF4190 domain-containing protein, translating into MTTPPPGTPGDPNGEQSQPDPYSPVDYPAYPPPPSAYPPPPSYPSSYPPPPSGGYPPPPSSGYPPPPAGAYPPPPSGYPASYPPQPSGGYSAPGAYPPAAGGYPAPYPGSANPYDPYGQQRPTGTNTMAIASLATSAGGLVLTLLCCAFIVAPIVGIVLGVVALNQIKTTGQPGRGLAIAGIVVGALTLLLALILVIAVGAVGLNSPDYSSI; encoded by the coding sequence ATGACGACACCACCACCCGGCACCCCCGGTGACCCCAACGGCGAGCAGTCACAGCCTGATCCCTACTCGCCGGTGGACTATCCGGCGTATCCCCCTCCGCCGTCGGCCTATCCCCCGCCGCCGAGCTACCCCTCGTCCTACCCCCCGCCACCGTCGGGCGGCTACCCCCCGCCGCCGTCCAGCGGCTACCCGCCGCCACCGGCGGGGGCCTACCCGCCACCGCCGTCGGGCTACCCCGCGTCCTATCCCCCGCAGCCCTCAGGCGGCTACTCCGCACCGGGCGCGTATCCGCCTGCGGCAGGCGGATATCCCGCGCCGTACCCGGGTTCGGCGAACCCCTATGACCCCTACGGTCAGCAGCGGCCGACGGGCACCAACACCATGGCCATCGCGTCGCTGGCGACCTCGGCCGGCGGTTTGGTGCTGACCCTGCTCTGCTGCGCGTTCATCGTCGCGCCGATCGTGGGCATCGTGCTCGGGGTCGTCGCGCTGAACCAGATCAAGACCACAGGCCAACCGGGCCGCGGTCTGGCGATCGCGGGCATCGTGGTCGGCGCGCTGACCCTCCTGCTCGCCCTGATATTGGTGATCGCGGTCGGCGCAGTGGGGTTGAACTCGCCCGACTACTCGTCGATTTAG
- a CDS encoding DUF4190 domain-containing protein: MTAADGEPGRNPHPSDIGRTPPASPAGQFTPNPFGAGSAPPPRSGTNALAVVSLVSSVAGLAPYFGGLLSIVGIVLGTIALNQIRQAPQGGYGLAVAGIVVGVATLIIGLIWTIYAMR; this comes from the coding sequence ATGACTGCGGCGGATGGCGAACCCGGCCGAAATCCGCATCCTTCGGACATTGGGCGCACCCCGCCGGCCTCGCCCGCCGGGCAGTTCACGCCCAATCCATTCGGCGCGGGCAGTGCCCCGCCACCGCGTTCGGGCACCAATGCGCTTGCGGTGGTGTCGTTGGTGTCCTCGGTAGCCGGCCTCGCGCCGTACTTCGGCGGTCTGCTCTCGATCGTCGGCATCGTGCTGGGCACCATCGCGCTCAATCAGATCAGGCAGGCGCCCCAGGGCGGCTACGGGTTGGCCGTCGCTGGCATCGTGGTGGGAGTGGCCACCTTGATCATCGGCCTGATCTGGACCATCTACGCAATGCGATGA
- a CDS encoding general stress protein: MTSPFQPGSPAGATPASGARRPVGLPTPPKGWPIASYPTYAEAQRAVDHLSDQQFPVQQVTIVGVDLMQVERVTGRLSWPKVLGGGVLTGAWLGIFIGLVLGFFSENPWSALLTGLIAGVFFGLISSAIPYAMARGTRDFSSTMQLVAGRYDVLCDPKNAEQGRDLLARLQI; encoded by the coding sequence ATGACCAGTCCATTCCAGCCGGGATCTCCCGCTGGCGCCACACCGGCTTCCGGCGCGCGTAGGCCCGTCGGTCTGCCCACCCCGCCGAAAGGGTGGCCGATCGCGTCCTATCCGACGTACGCCGAAGCCCAGCGCGCCGTCGACCACCTGTCGGATCAACAGTTTCCGGTCCAGCAGGTCACGATCGTCGGGGTGGACCTCATGCAGGTCGAACGGGTGACGGGCCGGCTGTCCTGGCCCAAGGTGCTCGGTGGCGGTGTGCTGACCGGTGCCTGGCTGGGCATCTTCATCGGCCTGGTGCTCGGTTTCTTCAGTGAGAATCCCTGGTCGGCGCTGCTCACCGGCCTGATCGCGGGTGTCTTCTTCGGTCTGATCAGCTCTGCGATTCCGTACGCGATGGCGCGCGGCACACGCGATTTCAGCTCCACGATGCAGCTCGTCGCCGGCCGCTATGACGTCCTCTGCGACCCGAAGAACGCCGAGCAGGGGCGGGACCTGCTGGCGCGCTTGCAGATCTGA
- a CDS encoding ABC transporter substrate-binding protein, giving the protein MWRFGAGAVAALTVASTVSACGESSDGLVISYYTPASETATFTAVAKRCNEQLGGKFTIQQISLPKGADDQRLQLARRLTGNDRTLDVMALDVVWTAEFAEAGWALPLSDDPTGEAEADAMSNTLPGPLETAKWQDKLYAAPITTNTQLLWYRADLMDAPPATWDGMVAEATRLHSEGKPSWIAVQAKQYEGLVVWFNTLLQSAGGQVLSDDGKTVTLVDTPEHREATVKALSIMKAVATAPGADPSITQTDEGTARLALEQGNAALEVNWPFVLPSMLENAVKGGVSYLPLNERPELQGAINDVGTFSPTDEQFDIAYTESQKVFGFAPYPAVREGEPARVTLGGLNLAVAKTTKHKAEAFEAVRCLRSVENQRFTSIEGGLPAVRTSLYSDPAFQKKYPQYAIIQDQLTNAAVRPATPLYQPVSTMMSATLAPVSAIDPERTADELAEQVQKAIDGKGLIP; this is encoded by the coding sequence ATGTGGAGATTTGGCGCCGGCGCAGTGGCGGCACTGACTGTGGCTTCGACGGTTTCGGCGTGCGGTGAATCCTCCGACGGGCTGGTGATCAGCTACTACACGCCGGCCAGCGAGACCGCGACGTTCACGGCCGTGGCCAAACGCTGCAATGAACAACTCGGCGGGAAGTTCACGATCCAGCAGATCAGCCTGCCCAAGGGCGCTGACGATCAGCGCCTGCAGCTGGCGCGGCGGCTGACGGGCAACGACCGCACGCTCGACGTGATGGCTCTCGACGTGGTGTGGACCGCTGAGTTCGCGGAGGCCGGTTGGGCGCTGCCGCTTTCCGACGATCCCACGGGCGAGGCCGAGGCCGACGCCATGTCGAACACGCTGCCCGGTCCGTTGGAGACCGCGAAGTGGCAGGACAAGCTGTACGCCGCGCCGATCACGACCAACACCCAACTGCTCTGGTACCGGGCCGATCTCATGGACGCGCCGCCGGCCACGTGGGACGGCATGGTCGCCGAGGCCACCCGCCTGCACTCCGAGGGCAAGCCGAGCTGGATCGCCGTGCAGGCCAAGCAGTACGAGGGCCTCGTGGTGTGGTTCAACACGCTGCTGCAGAGCGCGGGCGGACAGGTCCTGTCCGACGACGGCAAGACCGTGACACTCGTCGACACCCCCGAGCACCGTGAGGCGACCGTCAAGGCGCTGTCGATCATGAAGGCCGTGGCCACCGCACCGGGCGCCGACCCGTCGATCACTCAGACCGACGAGGGCACCGCGCGACTCGCGCTCGAGCAGGGCAACGCCGCGCTGGAGGTCAACTGGCCCTTCGTGCTTCCGTCGATGCTGGAGAACGCCGTCAAGGGTGGTGTGTCGTACCTTCCGCTCAACGAGCGGCCCGAACTCCAGGGTGCGATCAACGACGTCGGCACCTTCTCGCCGACCGATGAGCAGTTCGACATCGCCTACACCGAGAGCCAGAAGGTGTTCGGCTTCGCGCCGTACCCCGCTGTGCGCGAGGGCGAACCGGCCCGCGTGACGCTCGGCGGGCTCAATCTGGCCGTGGCGAAGACAACCAAGCACAAGGCCGAGGCCTTCGAGGCGGTCCGGTGCCTGCGCAGTGTCGAGAACCAGCGGTTCACCTCGATCGAGGGCGGCCTGCCTGCGGTGCGGACCTCGCTGTACTCCGATCCGGCGTTCCAGAAGAAGTACCCGCAGTACGCGATCATCCAGGATCAGCTCACCAACGCTGCCGTGCGACCCGCGACGCCGCTGTATCAACCGGTGTCGACCATGATGTCGGCGACGCTGGCTCCTGTCAGTGCGATCGATCCCGAGCGCACCGCCGATGAACTCGCCGAGCAGGTCCAGAAGGCGATCGACGGCAAAGGACTGATCCCGTGA
- a CDS encoding carbohydrate ABC transporter permease, producing MTVTAPAPGQLTDDKRSERRLAFWLIAPAVFLMVAVTAYPIGYAVWLSLQRYNLAEPDDTTFVGLSNYVTVLTDGYWWTALLVTTLITVISVAIEFVLGMALALVMHRTIFGKGLVRTVILIPYGIVTVAAAYSWYYAWTPGTGYLANLLPDGAAPLTEQWPSLAVVILAEVWKTTPFMALLLLAGLALVPDDLLKAAQVDGAGGWKRLTRIILPLMKPAILVALLFRTLDAFRIFDNIYILTGGSNNTASVSILGYDNLFKGFSIGLGSAISVLVFLCVAIIAFVFIKLFGASAPGSDSEVR from the coding sequence GTGACGGTCACCGCGCCCGCGCCCGGGCAGCTCACCGACGACAAGAGATCCGAACGGCGACTGGCCTTCTGGCTGATCGCACCCGCGGTCTTCCTCATGGTGGCGGTCACGGCGTACCCGATCGGGTACGCCGTGTGGCTGAGCCTGCAGCGCTACAACCTGGCCGAACCGGACGACACGACGTTCGTCGGCTTGAGCAACTACGTCACGGTCCTGACGGACGGCTACTGGTGGACAGCGCTTCTGGTGACCACCCTGATCACCGTGATCTCGGTGGCCATCGAGTTCGTGCTGGGCATGGCACTGGCGCTGGTGATGCACCGCACCATCTTCGGAAAAGGCTTGGTGCGCACGGTGATCCTGATCCCGTACGGGATCGTCACCGTGGCGGCCGCCTACAGCTGGTACTACGCCTGGACGCCCGGCACGGGCTACCTGGCCAACCTGCTGCCCGACGGCGCCGCGCCGCTGACGGAACAATGGCCGTCGCTGGCCGTGGTGATCCTGGCTGAGGTGTGGAAGACCACGCCGTTCATGGCGCTGCTGCTGCTCGCCGGTCTCGCACTGGTGCCCGACGACCTGCTCAAGGCGGCCCAGGTGGACGGCGCAGGCGGATGGAAGCGGCTGACCAGGATCATCCTGCCGTTGATGAAGCCGGCGATCCTGGTGGCACTGCTGTTCCGGACGCTGGACGCATTCCGCATCTTCGACAACATCTACATTCTGACCGGCGGCTCGAACAACACCGCGTCGGTCTCAATCCTGGGTTACGACAACCTGTTCAAGGGTTTCTCGATCGGGTTGGGCTCGGCGATCAGCGTGTTGGTGTTCCTATGCGTCGCGATCATCGCGTTCGTCTTCATCAAGCTGTTCGGCGCCTCGGCGCCGGGTTCCGATAGCGAGGTGCGCTAG
- a CDS encoding carbohydrate ABC transporter permease, whose translation MSERVAPSRAAGWTIVNIVVVIYAMLPVLWILSLSLKPTSAVKDGKLIPSEITFDNYKAIFVGGNTNVFNSALINSIGIGLITTLVAVVIGGMAAYAVARLDFPGKKVLVGMALLIAMFPQISLVTPIFNLWRTIGLFDTWLGLIIPYITFALPLAIYTLSAFFREIPWDLEKAAKMDGATPAQAFRKVIAPLAAPGIVTAAILVFIFAWNDLLLALSLTATKSAITAPVAIANFTGSSQFEEPTGSIAAGAMVITVPIIIFVLIFQRRIVAGLTSGAVKG comes from the coding sequence ATGTCGGAGCGGGTGGCTCCCAGTCGGGCCGCAGGCTGGACCATCGTCAACATCGTCGTGGTGATCTACGCGATGCTGCCGGTGCTGTGGATCCTGTCGCTGTCGCTCAAGCCGACCTCAGCGGTCAAGGACGGCAAGCTGATTCCGTCGGAGATCACGTTCGACAACTACAAGGCCATCTTTGTCGGCGGAAACACCAATGTGTTCAACTCGGCGCTGATCAACTCCATCGGCATCGGGCTCATCACGACCCTCGTCGCTGTGGTGATCGGCGGCATGGCCGCGTATGCGGTGGCGCGCCTGGACTTCCCGGGCAAGAAGGTCCTCGTCGGGATGGCCCTGCTGATCGCGATGTTCCCCCAGATCTCCCTGGTGACACCGATCTTCAACCTGTGGCGCACCATCGGGCTGTTCGACACCTGGCTCGGGCTGATCATTCCCTACATCACGTTCGCCCTGCCGCTCGCGATCTACACGCTGTCGGCGTTCTTCCGCGAGATCCCGTGGGACCTCGAGAAGGCCGCCAAGATGGACGGCGCCACGCCCGCCCAGGCCTTCCGGAAGGTGATCGCGCCATTGGCCGCGCCCGGCATCGTCACGGCCGCGATCCTGGTTTTCATCTTCGCGTGGAACGACCTGCTGCTGGCACTGTCGCTGACGGCCACCAAGTCGGCCATCACCGCACCGGTGGCGATCGCCAACTTCACCGGCAGTTCGCAGTTCGAGGAGCCCACGGGTTCCATCGCGGCCGGTGCCATGGTGATCACGGTGCCGATCATCATCTTTGTTCTGATCTTCCAACGGCGCATCGTCGCCGGACTGACCTCTGGTGCGGTGAAAGGGTAG